In the Clupea harengus chromosome 16, Ch_v2.0.2, whole genome shotgun sequence genome, one interval contains:
- the LOC116224218 gene encoding transcription termination factor 1-like: MTEAELVFHKKKKKNKTKKQLLEAVPEPGNPPETTTTGVDSHKKHKHKKKKTKSEKDDCRPVEGQCDTRERQDKKKRKHDAENVSVTQEAADAAAAQEREVKKKKKKKRRIEEPDRPGENSEAEAALTAVQTNLEPVPQTRVKRKAKVRKTHTQPAADTHSPTDARLHPDDVPKAPVLDIDDAIRQEILEFLPHFTFCNTAHVKNVIRYDLPRFRVYKKQGIPLRTGWLTAAENKQLKQNVKDFLAVSGIGSEFKLFRPQRFPDEMVTIRRLKRKFNFVRSLCAGIPRSWISISKRARNFCNRENYLGRFTEDENKVLKELYSLHGSNWTTIGDKMGRSGSAVQSRFGLMSEVYGPWSEAEFKVLLTCLHQQLLKRAEPGGEGGDGSAVIQKMDLYKKLPWRRVAKQIKTRSWMQCRDKWMKYLMGKMKTGGKIHGRKNIEGQIQLIKAINEMAVEESSDIVWDDLTHLFGNTPPVYLQMKFHQLKMTSIPDWNRKSFCDIIDFLYEKTLPKLEEDLKGCKDDDDEPAELRQSYKLSEIFPNL, encoded by the exons ATGACGGAGGCAGAGCTGGTCTTtcataaaaagaagaaaaagaacaagacCAAGAAGCAACTTTTAGAGGCGGTGCCGGAGCCCGGCAATCCTCCTGAGACAACCACTACGGGAGTCGACTCTCAtaagaaacataaacacaaaaagaagaaaacaaagagtgagaaagatgaCTGTAGACCCGTCGAGGGCCAGTGTGACACAAGAGAAAGGcaggacaaaaagaaaagaaaacacgatGCAGAGAATGTAAGTGTGACACAAGAGGctgcagatgctgctgctgctcaggagagagaggtgaagaaaaagaaaaagaagaaaaggagaattGAAGAGCCAGACCGTCCTGGAGAGAACTCAGAAGCAGAGGCGGCACTCACAGCGGTGCAAACCAACCTTGAACCAGTCCCCCAGACACGAGTGAAGCGCAAGGCGAAggtcagaaagacacacacacagcctgctgcagacacacactctcccacagacGCACGGCTTCACCCAGATGATGTGCCTAAAGCGCCTGTGCTGGACATTGACGATGCCATCCGGCAGGAGATCCTGGAATTCCTGCCTCACTTTACGTTTTGCAACACCGCCCATGTGAAGAATGTCATCAGGTACGACCTGCCCCGCTTCAGGGTATACAAGAAGCAAG GGATCCCTCTGCGAACAGGATGGCTCACCGCGGCCGAGAACAAGCAGCTTAAACAGAACGTGAAGGACTTCCTGGCCGTTTCCGGGATCGGCAGCGAGTTCAAGCTTTTTAGACCCCAACGCTTCCCAGATGAGATGGTTACCATCCGAAGGCTGAAGAGGAAGTTCAACTTCGTCAGGAGTTTAT GCGCTGGGATCCCTCGTTCCTGGATATCTATATCGAAACGAGCCAGGAACTTCTGCAACAGGGAGAATTACTTGGGGAG GTTTACAGAAGATGAGAACAAGGTCTTGAAGGAACTGTATTCGCTGCATGGGTCAAACTGGACGACCATAGGAGACAAGATGGGCCGCAGTGGTTCAGCCGTGCAGAGTCGCTTTGGCTTGATGT CTGAGGTTTATGGGCCATGGTCAGAGGCCGAGTTTAAGGTCCTCCTGACGTGCTTACACCAGCAGCTGCTGAAGAGGGCTGAGCCTGGAGGAGAGGGCGGCGACGGGTCTGCGGTCATCCAGAAAATGGACTTGTATAAGAAACTGCCCTGGAGGCGTGTGGCCAAGCAGATCAAGACTCGCAGCTGGATGCAGTGCAGGGATAAGTG GATGAAATACCTGATGGGTAAAATGAAGACAGGTGGAAAGATCCACGGGAGGAAGAACATAGAGGGGCAGATCCAGCTGATCAAAGC GATCAATGAAATGGCTGTGGAGGAATCTTCAGACATCGTGTGGGATGACCTCACTCATCTCTTTGG CAACACCCCACCTGTCTACTTACAAATGAAGTTCCACCAGCTGAAGATGACCTCTATACCAGACTGGAACAGAAAGTCTTTCTGTG ACATCATTGATTTCCTGTATGAGAAGACCCTGCCAAAGCTGGAGGAGGACCTGAAGGGCTgtaaggatgatgatgatgagcccGCAGAGCTGCGACAGTCTTACAAGCTGTCAGAGATCTTCCCCAACCTCTGA